Part of the Candidatus Cloacimonadota bacterium genome, TAATGTTGTTTTTGGCAGATTTAATAATGCTTGTAATCAACTTTATAATTTCAACGGCATCTTGATTTATACTTTCAAATTGTTCTTTTGACAAATACCCAGTTTCCAATAAAAGTTCTATCCAATATATAGTTTCGTTGATTTCTTTTTGTGCTATTGCCATTTTATGATTAAAATCTGCTTTTGATTCTGCGTG contains:
- a CDS encoding four helix bundle protein; its protein translation is MRKNIVKDKSFAFAIRIVKLYQFLVDNRKEYILSKQVLRSGTSVGAMVREAEHAESKADFNHKMAIAQKEINETIYWIELLLETGYLSKEQFESINQDAVEIIKLITSIIKSAKNNINH